A DNA window from Citrobacter tructae contains the following coding sequences:
- the brxF gene encoding BREX-3 system P-loop-containing protein BrxF, with product MIGQNIHTTIVSSTYDLLKETDSALLRLCDQASSLVLIVNSTEQGILPSHLSEEITLLELSEELCVHLLPLSRGDRSRKAPDILAKMLNCIASEVVWIERIQILFEPSLELDPLRQLQELARIKPIIAIWPGQLTEQFLTFSVPGRADYQSYTANELANLPIIHFVEQREYK from the coding sequence ATGATTGGTCAAAACATCCATACTACAATCGTATCCTCGACTTACGATCTGCTTAAGGAAACCGACTCAGCCCTTTTGAGATTGTGTGACCAGGCTAGCTCGCTGGTGCTAATCGTAAACTCAACTGAACAAGGCATATTGCCTTCTCATCTGTCAGAAGAGATAACGTTGCTCGAGCTATCTGAAGAGCTATGTGTACACTTGCTTCCGCTATCGCGTGGTGATCGATCCCGTAAGGCACCAGATATCCTCGCTAAAATGCTAAATTGCATAGCGTCTGAAGTAGTATGGATTGAAAGGATTCAAATTCTATTTGAGCCATCTCTAGAACTAGATCCTTTGCGCCAGCTACAAGAGCTAGCGCGTATCAAGCCTATCATCGCTATTTGGCCTGGGCAGCTTACAGAACAATTTTTAACCTTTTCAGTTCCGGGAAGGGCCGATTATCAATCTTACACAGCGAATGAGCTGGCAAATCTGCCGATCATTCATTTTGTTGAGCAGAGGGAATATAAATGA
- a CDS encoding DUF6079 family protein → MKKYGELIQFEPVTTIIKLKESAEQHKAQQLVASYVISDKMALKLADIIIPQLQFEESVDNKSLWVVGNYGSGKSHLMSVISAVAEFPELAKFITNDKVRHAAGKIAGKFKVIRFEVGASKKAFADIVTDNLTSSLAEMGIDYQFPSMDEISSNHKPYFEEMMALFHQRYPDQGLLLICDEILDYLRSRNQQQLPLDMAMMRVMGEVIDGTRFRFICGVQEAIFDSTQLAFATQEVKRIRDRAEQVLITRDDIKYVVAERLLKKDAQQLHWIREYLQQFTPCFDRMNERLDEFVRMFPVHPDYINTFERVNGAGIEQRQVLRSLSRQMQALMEQQVPLDKPGVFSYDTYWDELRSDPSAKTNPDVGQVIDVGETLFTRIDQAYPTATEIDFAKRLVAGLAIHRLTVGDVYNEMGATAAELRDSLCLYLPGIEQLPGEKSKNLETQIVAVLTKIRKTVNGQFFSKNKANDQFFLDLKKTEDFDAYIENKIPLLTDDSRNGAYREAMLQILEETDMQQPNVQMWRHELKWLDRNVNRPGWMFLGSPNERETAKPPLDYYMYFIQPYNPPKQKKEYIRNDEVLFILQNADADFNRSLNYYAAAVDLYASATGNAKNVYKLKADGYLREMQTWLKSHFKDAYVAQYNGQSKPMMDWLKGTSVRNISGLGDSQIGSLKDIFESVASHILANHFVSLAPEYPTFSQWITYENIESAAKDALSVVSGGAATKRANAVLDALELLDGDKIAPLQSRYAKAVLAVLQNKPQGQVVNQPELLEAINSRLYFKPESYRLEPEWLLVLIACLVYSGELELVVVGHTLTASDAVKFKSISFDVLKDFKHIQAPKDFNVTALKSLLTLLDMNDGLATSIQQGDESIVREMLKRSDQLINELVKGQQSVKERLPLWGQLVLEESEEQTLSTQLTELKIFLETIHRYDKPGKLKNLKVTATEIANFQQMLQSWRNFVQLKAAVNDLTPLCTYLKEAQLVLPEQHMWQEQVKLARDTLRQGFADPSLRYNENFKTTQISVLTELKTEYAKHYIELYIRAHLDSREEKTKSKLLSDERLAELDILSGITLLPAQQLADWRKDVAQLQIAKPIDPKHLAMNANPADFNARQESGKAPASEQLKNLEQRLDSLQSDWHSNLNSLLDDPFINLSLLKPEQAQLLRDFIQNGQLPEPLDTNFIQAVNQVLAGLEELRINSADFINALGKGLPQSRDEVAERFNRLLDKLCQGKDINKVRIVID, encoded by the coding sequence ATGAAAAAGTACGGAGAGCTCATTCAATTTGAACCCGTCACAACTATCATCAAACTCAAGGAGTCTGCTGAACAGCACAAAGCTCAGCAGTTGGTGGCGTCTTATGTTATCTCGGACAAGATGGCACTAAAACTGGCGGACATCATCATTCCCCAGTTGCAGTTTGAAGAATCAGTTGATAACAAATCTCTCTGGGTTGTCGGTAACTACGGCTCAGGTAAATCACACCTGATGTCAGTGATCTCGGCAGTTGCTGAGTTTCCAGAACTTGCAAAGTTTATTACTAACGACAAGGTTCGCCACGCTGCGGGCAAAATTGCCGGAAAATTTAAAGTCATTCGCTTTGAGGTCGGGGCTAGCAAAAAAGCCTTTGCTGATATAGTCACAGACAACCTGACCTCCAGCTTGGCGGAAATGGGGATTGATTATCAATTTCCCTCTATGGATGAAATCTCATCCAATCACAAACCCTACTTTGAAGAGATGATGGCGCTATTTCATCAACGCTATCCAGATCAAGGTTTGCTTTTGATTTGTGATGAAATCCTCGACTACCTCCGCTCTCGTAACCAGCAGCAGCTTCCGTTGGATATGGCCATGATGCGCGTCATGGGAGAAGTGATCGATGGCACACGTTTTCGTTTTATTTGTGGCGTTCAGGAAGCCATTTTCGACAGCACTCAGCTCGCTTTTGCAACGCAAGAAGTCAAACGCATCCGTGATCGTGCAGAGCAGGTACTGATCACTCGTGACGATATTAAATATGTGGTTGCTGAGCGCCTACTCAAAAAAGATGCCCAGCAATTGCACTGGATCCGTGAGTACCTGCAACAATTCACCCCTTGTTTTGATCGCATGAATGAACGGCTCGATGAATTTGTTCGAATGTTCCCTGTTCATCCTGATTACATCAATACTTTCGAGCGTGTAAATGGGGCAGGCATCGAACAACGACAGGTATTACGTAGCCTCTCGCGGCAGATGCAGGCTTTAATGGAGCAACAAGTCCCCCTTGATAAGCCGGGCGTATTCTCTTATGACACCTACTGGGACGAGCTCAGAAGTGACCCCAGCGCTAAAACTAATCCTGATGTAGGTCAGGTCATTGATGTCGGTGAAACCCTGTTTACTCGTATTGACCAGGCCTACCCAACCGCAACTGAAATAGACTTCGCCAAACGCCTTGTCGCTGGTTTGGCAATCCATCGTTTGACTGTTGGCGATGTTTATAACGAGATGGGAGCCACTGCCGCCGAGCTGCGTGATTCACTCTGTCTCTATCTGCCTGGTATCGAGCAACTGCCTGGAGAAAAGAGTAAAAATCTGGAAACTCAGATTGTTGCTGTACTAACTAAGATTCGAAAAACCGTCAATGGCCAGTTCTTTTCAAAGAACAAGGCAAACGATCAGTTCTTTTTGGATTTGAAAAAGACTGAAGACTTTGATGCTTATATCGAAAACAAGATTCCCTTGCTTACGGATGATAGTCGTAACGGTGCCTATCGTGAAGCTATGCTGCAGATCTTGGAAGAAACTGATATGCAGCAACCCAATGTTCAGATGTGGCGGCACGAACTGAAATGGTTGGATCGCAATGTTAATCGTCCAGGATGGATGTTCCTAGGCTCGCCTAATGAGCGTGAAACTGCCAAGCCGCCGCTTGACTATTACATGTATTTCATACAGCCATACAACCCGCCAAAACAGAAAAAAGAATACATCCGCAACGATGAAGTGCTATTCATACTGCAAAATGCTGACGCAGATTTTAATCGTAGCCTGAATTACTATGCAGCCGCTGTTGATTTATATGCGTCTGCTACGGGTAATGCTAAGAATGTCTACAAACTAAAGGCGGATGGTTATCTTAGAGAGATGCAAACTTGGTTAAAAAGTCATTTCAAAGACGCTTACGTAGCCCAATACAATGGGCAAAGCAAGCCGATGATGGACTGGCTCAAAGGCACCTCGGTTCGCAACATTTCTGGACTCGGTGATAGTCAAATTGGCAGTCTCAAGGATATTTTTGAATCCGTTGCCAGCCATATCTTGGCTAATCACTTTGTTTCATTGGCACCCGAGTATCCAACTTTTAGTCAGTGGATCACTTATGAAAACATAGAAAGCGCAGCCAAAGATGCGTTAAGTGTTGTCTCCGGTGGCGCTGCGACAAAGCGAGCCAATGCCGTCCTTGACGCACTTGAATTACTAGATGGCGATAAAATTGCTCCGCTACAATCACGCTATGCCAAAGCAGTTTTAGCTGTTCTGCAAAACAAGCCGCAAGGCCAGGTCGTCAATCAGCCTGAGCTGCTTGAAGCCATCAATTCTCGCCTCTATTTTAAACCAGAAAGCTACCGATTAGAGCCGGAATGGCTGCTAGTCCTGATCGCTTGTTTAGTTTATAGCGGCGAGCTTGAGTTGGTAGTGGTCGGCCATACCCTTACAGCCAGCGATGCCGTCAAATTCAAATCCATTTCATTTGATGTACTAAAAGACTTTAAACATATCCAAGCGCCAAAGGATTTTAATGTCACCGCATTAAAATCACTGCTCACTCTGTTAGATATGAATGACGGTTTAGCTACTTCGATCCAGCAAGGTGATGAGAGCATCGTACGCGAAATGCTAAAGCGCTCAGACCAGCTGATCAACGAACTAGTCAAGGGGCAGCAGAGTGTAAAAGAACGGTTGCCGTTATGGGGACAATTAGTTCTGGAAGAAAGTGAAGAACAAACGCTGTCAACACAATTGACTGAGCTGAAAATCTTTTTGGAAACTATCCACCGCTATGACAAACCAGGTAAACTGAAAAACCTTAAGGTAACTGCTACAGAAATTGCCAATTTCCAACAAATGCTTCAGTCATGGCGAAATTTCGTGCAACTCAAAGCGGCAGTCAACGATCTGACCCCATTATGCACTTACCTAAAAGAGGCTCAGTTGGTACTGCCCGAGCAGCACATGTGGCAAGAACAAGTTAAATTAGCTCGTGATACATTAAGACAAGGTTTCGCTGACCCATCATTACGATACAATGAGAACTTCAAAACGACGCAGATCTCTGTTTTAACAGAGCTAAAAACAGAGTACGCGAAGCATTATATTGAACTCTATATACGGGCGCATCTCGACAGTAGAGAAGAAAAGACTAAATCCAAACTGCTAAGCGATGAACGTCTTGCAGAATTGGATATTTTGAGTGGTATCACATTGCTCCCAGCTCAACAACTAGCGGATTGGCGTAAAGATGTAGCACAATTACAAATAGCTAAGCCCATTGATCCTAAACATCTAGCGATGAATGCCAATCCAGCAGACTTCAATGCTCGTCAAGAGAGCGGGAAGGCACCGGCCAGTGAACAGCTAAAGAATCTGGAGCAACGGCTCGATAGTTTACAAAGTGATTGGCATAGTAATTTGAATAGTCTTCTCGATGACCCGTTCATTAACCTTAGCCTGCTTAAACCAGAGCAGGCACAGTTACTTCGTGATTTTATTCAGAATGGTCAGCTCCCTGAGCCGCTTGATACAAACTTTATACAAGCGGTAAATCAAGTGCTGGCAGGGTTGGAAGAGCTAAGAATAAACTCAGCTGACTTTATTAATGCCCTCGGAAAAGGCCTTCCCCAAAGCCGTGACGAAGTAGCTGAACGCTTTAATCGGCTGCTCGACAAACTTTGTCAGGGTAAAGACATCAATAAAGTTCGTATTGTTATCGATTAA